DNA from Solanum stenotomum isolate F172 chromosome 3, ASM1918654v1, whole genome shotgun sequence:
ACAACATAAGATTGTTCACAAACTAATTGACCCCTAAGTTTCCACAACATTTATTTCTTACTTGCTCACATGGACTAGGGCAAAGGAGACAGTGATataaatggagaaaaaaaatcaatattcatATCAACAGTAAAAGTGGATTCTGCTAAAATTATATTCTAGCCTGGTCAAAAAAGCCTCCAATGATATGAGTTCCAAACAGTGCAATACTGGCACTAGGGAATTTTCCGGCaatcaaaaagaagaaatataagGGCTACAGAATCTGTTTTCTCATCAATGAAAAGATAAGCTCTGTGAAAATCTACAGGTTCATTATAGCATCTCATGTTAATGAGTCCAGAATAGTAGTGCTCCATGCTTCTGTTAGGCGAACTTCTTATTTGGTGCTTTACATAACCACACCACGAAGAGCCAATACCAAGAAATCTAGGTGGggttttaaaactattttctaCAACAATCAACTTTATGGCAAAGCCAGACATTAGATCATCTCTATTTCAGCCAAATGACCTTTACTAGTTCCCAAGCCCTATTGTAGGCTAATAAACCCTTTCCTACATCACCTTCCCTCCCCAAAAACACAGCTCCTTTAAAGAAGTACAAAATTGTTGCACTAACAAACATCAAGCACCTTTTATCACACTTGCCAACGGTATCTATCCCCATTGCTGAAGAGATTGAGAGGATCATAGGTATAAGTATTTGTGTTTAGAACTTGTAAATACATGTCATACGTCTACTAAAGCTTCCAAACATAAAGAGCAAATAGCTTTAATAGCATCAATTTGAAACAAATGCTAAATTATGCATTCAGAGGAATGGAAACTTACACTCTCTTTGTCCCCATCCTTTAAGATCTTCCTGTCAGAAAAATGTCCGGGACTTTTTGGGTGCACTGCTGCCTTCTTTGGCCTCTCTGCTCCCAATCCtctcttatttttcttgatataaGCTGGCACAGGTTCCAATCTGCCCTGTTGAGGCCACAAACAGATCAAAAACATTCATTGCAACATTATGCAACTGAAGATTCCAAATACAGATATATTACCTACACCAtgttttatagaaaaaatgaaTGACCAGGCCATAATATAGGCAATGCCTGTCAAATTTCTTTTCTTAGGGGAAGATGGTCGGTGCATGGGAATAATGAAACACTGATGCATTTACCACACTATGCATCAACATAGACCCACTATCAAGTACATGAAAAAAGAGGAAGGAAATAAAGAtttattcccttttttttttttgataacaagAGTAATCCGCAGTTGCTACCCTTTGgatgcgcacagggtaaaaaccccgctcctatgcaatagctcccAAACCACACCGGAGATGTAACCCCGCACAAAGCAAGCCTGGTGTGACGAGCTCGACCCTATTTGAGTTTCCAAGCAGGTATATGGAAGAACAATCTTTCAAGAGGGTTGATTTTGGAAAGCATACAGGTCAACCTAGAGAGTGGTGGGTCGGCTGTGCACCAGCACATCAGAAGCAAATCCCGACTTGAATTAGGGAAATAGGGCTACCACTTCGTCTGTGGTCCACTTTTACACTAAAATGGTGGGATTAGCCATCTCATATAGAAGGTGGGATAGCTAATCCCATAGGATATCCCACCATTATACCAAAGGACCCCTAAGAGAGTATGAATTTAACAAAGGAAATCAAACCAATCCCCATTTTAAATGCACAAGAAAAAATTCATCTTCCACGTTTAACCATCTGATCAGATTCAGTCACAGAACAGGTGTTTCAGTTAATAAAAAGAGAAGGCAATCTGAAGAAACAATGGAATTGCAAAAGCCTTGTATAGACATGGAACTTAAACAACAGAATAGGTCAAAGTTTTTAAACAGGAAGGCAAGGAAAAGGGTACCTGTTCAGCAATGCCAAGTCCAGTTCCTTCTCTCCAGCCATGTTTTTTTAACAACTGCAACGAGTCATGAGCCAGGTAAGTATGTATGAGTTAAAcaccaacaaaaacaaaatacgCAACTGATATTGTGTTTCACATAAAAGGAGAGAAAGAAGCGAACCTTAAAACCAAGGTTGGAGGAATCGATA
Protein-coding regions in this window:
- the LOC125859537 gene encoding uncharacterized protein LOC125859537 encodes the protein MGSDEGMSCSTSIPIDSSNLGFKLLKKHGWREGTGLGIAEQGRLEPVPAYIKKNKRGLGAERPKKAAVHPKSPGHFSDRKILKDGDKESKTKGMSKKMKKVVEFEKRMQEREFERAFFREFWPDNV